In Micropterus dolomieu isolate WLL.071019.BEF.003 ecotype Adirondacks linkage group LG01, ASM2129224v1, whole genome shotgun sequence, the sequence ACTGCTTGGTGTTGTGTTGGACAAACAGGTTGATCGGTTGGAGCAGCATGGCGGAGAGCGGTGTATTCGGTACATGTTGGGTAGGAAAGGAGCCAAATTAATACGCTGTGTTTGCGCACTAATTTACTTAAATACTGagcagcagaaagagagaggggatgtttttttcctcttagTTTTAGGCGCACATTTAAGTtgaaaagacataaaaaaatacattttgcataatatgggacctttaaaATTAATCAGCCACTATTTCAATGATGAGTACTGCTATTGTACGCTCCATATTTCTCTTAGTTTATGTTGTTCTCTCTATTTTTCTTCCTTCAGGGTCATCAGTCAACCAATCAGCTGACCTGCTCTCCAACACCTCGTGCAACTTGTCCACCAATGATTCAACGTTCTGCTCTCCCGTGGACGATGGAGTCGGGGCAGGGAGTCCATATAAAGCTCTGGAGATGTTTTTTATTGCCTTAGTTACAGGATCTCTAAGCTTTGTGACTGTCACAGGAAATATTTTAGTCATGCTGTCCATCAAAGTAAATCGCCACCTACAAACTGTCAATAACTATTTCTTATTTTCATTAGCATGCGCTGACTTGATCATTGGTGTTTTCAGCATGAATTTGTACACAGTGTACATTATTGTTGGCTACTGGCCTCTTGGCCCGGTGGTCTGTGACCTGTGGCTAGCGTTAGATTATGTTGTCTCAAACGCCTCAGTGATGAATTTGTTAATCATCAGTTTCGATCGCTATTTTTGCGTAACCAAACCCCTAACGTATCCGACAAGGAGGACAACTAAGATGGCAGGGTTAATGATCGCAGCAGCATGGATCCTGTCGTTCATCTTGTGGGCTCCTGCCATCTTGTTCTGGCAGTTCATCGTTGGAGAGCGAACAGTGCCACCTGGAGAGTGTTATATTCAGGTACAgtacataaaactttattgatcctttAAGCAGATACAGCAGGGAAAAAGACTACAATATAAGCACATTTGCTGCCTGCCAAATTATTAAGAAAGATGTTGAAATGACCTGTTGATGTATGAAGAAGTCACTTTACACATATTTAACATCACATGGCCTAAATGTGGAATGCTGTGATGGGGAGAGATGGTCTCTTGTGCCATATATGAATGCCCTCCTTGATCATTCTCCTTATGTCCACTGACTCATAGTCAATGACCTTAAACCTGTTCCCAGTGGATGTGGAGAGACTCTCCACAGGCCGCTATGCAAGGAGAGTGACAGTCAAAGGTGTTGGGAGGTCTTGGTAGCCTTAGAAAAAACCTGTAAAGCTGTTAATCAATCTGCTGCTTTATTCTTCTGCCTCCTTTTAGTTTTGACAAATTTAAGTcagaaaaatgtacaaatataatATGATCACAATTTATAAAAAGTCAATGATCATGACAAACAAACTGATGACTTGGGTTCAGCCCTCATCCCATCGCAAATATTGATGCAAATAGATTATAATTTCAAAATCACATAAGGATGGATCTCTTCAAAATGaattacttttatatttttatattacaggTTTAATGCAACCCCTTAAACTCTAATATGTGGGTTTCTTGCCTCCATCAATACCAGCTGTGTTCACAATGTCTACAGAAATATGAGCACAGTTCAATGCCGctgtaattgacccttcgctaagccacacccTAAATATGCAGCTGGCCagtcacagcgcagtataggactcccTCTAACTGGGGGTCCGACACGTTCATGGCTGCACTTCATTGAAAATGTGTCGTTTTCTAGCTCTTTTttgtttgctgtatttttccaagatatggtcaaagctgttcctggggcacttttaatagttacagtcgctacccagagaggttgaaaggagaagtacgatttattcatttttcaaaacctaaaacaaatacagGAAAATGTTggctaatgtaatgttagttagctaacgctagctaattTACTaatgaatgtaacgttatatatccctactgttctgctttttaatgagaCCTACAGCTGTACAGAAACAATGTTGATCCTAAATATTGTtgtgctctttctctctttctcaataTTACGGTGGTTCACTTCTACTCTGATCGGttggctttagcttctgtctttatttttttaatgtctgtttGAATAGCCttaatacaaccttcaaatgcacaacgcgactgcaaaactgtctgcttcgcttttccaaaaattaggcattatttctccagggagtgcaggaATAGACAGCGTCGTGCTAAAAGTCCAacaggtccgacagtttgttggccttagcaacagtaactaaggagGGCGTAGCTTAGCCAATGGTCAGTTGTTAGACAGCAGTTGTAATCAATAAGTTCCTGCTCAAATGTGtcaatttttttcaaataaaaaatcgGCGTCAAACACACAGATCGCACAGCCAAAAGTAGTTTGTAGGGAGTAAAACTTCTAGCAAATTAGTTTGCTGGCAGCCATGCTAGCTTAGCTACCCCCATTTGTCATGGTTTCGGTCTGGTTGATGTTGAGCTGATGTTTGTTTCTGGTGTTCATTCAGTCCTTTGCGGGTCCCTTGGTGTTTCACTGATGTAGTGTTCCCCGCAGTTGACACGTGATGTCAGGTGCCACACAAAAGGCCTACACCACAATTATTttgtcacaaatatatattaagTTTGATCTTAATTTTAGGAGTGAATTTACATGCAGGACCTGGGAAATTACATTCTGTCGTTTATGTATTTACATTCagacaacattttttgttgcGCTCTGTGTCTAAATACTCTGCACACTCAAATAAATAGAAGTAAGGGTGTGTACTTAAAAGTATACAAATGCTTGTCGCTGGGTAGTTACCCTTTTGACAGACAATTGTGTGCACTTTAGTGAAAGTATACTTAAAATATTCTTCAAAGGTGTACCTGTAAGTACAGAATTGTTCTGGTCTTGTACctctatttttgtgtgtgtgtccccttAATCTATATGTATGGTCGTGCCTAATTATTACACCCTTAGTATGACACAATAAAGTCATACTAAtaaacaccaacacaaactAAAACCTCAAAGACTGACAGTTTAAGAAAAACAGTGtcaacaaaattaaatattgtaaaGCTGTACAAAGAAAGGATTGATTTCAGGTATGTTGTATTAGACTGGACAAATTGCAATAATTTCAAAACAGTAAATTTTTTCATTGTGTGTAAACATTCTCTGGTGATGATGGaagggtttctttttttttttcctgtctgcaGTTCCTTTCTAACCCTGCGGTGACGTTTGGGACGGCTATAGCAGCATTCTATCTTCCTGTCATTATTATGACAGTCCTTTACATCCACATCTCCCTGGCCTCCAGGAGCAGGGTCTCCAAACACAAAccagagaagaaagagaagaagggaATAAAGTAAGGGGATCAGAGGGatcaaataatgttattttactcagtgtaaacaacaaaacaaaagacaggaTTTCCTTAATTTAGCTGCTTGTGTTTGGAAAGCGTACCGTTATTGCACAAAATCAATATCTGAAGCAACAGCAAAAAGACAGTTTTGGTTTatatgttttgtctgttttctttgtctttaatGTAACAGTTTCTCTTGGTTTACATTATCTTATTTCTCTTAGCAGAAGCCtacaaaaaaaggtttaaacaTATTTCTTCCAAAAGACTGCATACTGAAAGATGGTTGTAAAAGGGTTTATTTTCCCCACTGAAGGGGGACAACAACTGTGCTGAGCCAGAATCTGGTTAGTTACAGGGGATTCCAGTGATGACCCATTTTCACTGCAGTATCATATTGTTCATAGAAACTTCCCCAACAACCTACAGCACATTATACTCATCTGCTGTCCTTCCAAATGCCGCATATGTTCCAAACAGAGTTGAACcaaaatataatgtataaataaataatatatatataaatatcagtGTCACACCATCACCCTCCCCGACGCTCAGCCTGAATTAGCCACTAACAATTGCATGATAAACAACATATGCTTGTGCAATTGTAACTACAGTATGTTAAGCACTACATTTGGCTATGTGCACCTTGCAGCCTTGTGTGTATAATTACTCTTATTCAACCAATAATTTACTGGTCACCTGAATATTTTCCTACATTTTGTAAATCTTTTGCAGTTGGCTACTATTAAAACAAACTGGCGGCAGATGCATGTTACACCCATGCTATTAACGTGAATTAATCATGTGCAAAAGTTGcttatcaattaattaattatcataATAAATGATTCATATACATTTGGGGATTTTATAATGTGCACATCTGATGCTTTCCCCCCCCCTAGAACTCCCAGCTTACTGAACAGTCAGCTGTTAAAGCAGAACAATAACAATGAGACCAGTCCTCAGGCCAGCCCCCGCTCTACTCCCAAACTCAGTGTGGACTCAACTACCACCGCTCTAGAGGCTGTGAAGAATGGCAGAGTGGAGGAACCAAAACCAGTTCAGCCACAGGCTCCAGCACAGCCCAGTCCAGGACTCACACAGGTACTGACTCGTACACAATTAACATCACTGCTCACAGTCCACCAGACTTTGTTCTGCAGTGTGACTGTGTGGTAGCTGTAGCTAATCTGAACCTTCATAGTTCCTTAGTGCATTATTGTTCCATTGTGCAAATCAATCAgtctgtccatccatctatctatctaggaGGAAAAAGAGAGCTCCAACGATTCATCCACAGCGTTTATTCACCCTACAGAACCAAAGGACAATACCAACAACAAGGGGACATCTGAGGTTGGtgttcaaatgtttgttttttttgccatttcatGCTTTATTTCCAACACATTCTTAGAAGTATATCGTCTTTGCGGTTTATAATGGGTCATTATGCGTTCAAATCTCAACCAAAATACAAATTTTCAATAGCGCACTGTCTGACACTCAGGACGGACTGAGCCTCTCCCACTGGCGTGTTTGATTTTAATGCCGCCAGCAACTAGTTATCCGCtatactaaataaaaaaataaaaaaaaacacacacacacacacacacacacacacatatatttctTCTTTCTAGTCAGAGTCGCTAAAAGAAGGAGGGCGAGGCTTAGGGAACTGGAAACTTGTATCCACACCATAGAAACTCAGTTGTTTGTTGCCGTAGTTAGCCAGCCACCAGTATCCAGTGTGGACCAATCAGATGTTGCTCCTGTTAGCCGTCCCCCTGCAGCCGGGAAGCTAGGGAGGATGGGTGACTGTCTGAAGGAAGCATAGCCTTAAGCACAAACCTACGATTCACCACTTACctgttaacatttttaacaggtTCTCCCCACTCAGCACTCAGACCCACTTTGCAACTTGCCCAGCTGatgtgtttctctttctctggtgTGGATCTCCCAACAACTCAGACATTTTCGGGCATTGTCGGTCCCACATGGCAACTCGGGTTGAGTCGGCCTGTCTCTCTCGGTCAGCAAGCGCCAGGATGATAACATCTTAGCACACTCGggcaaaaaaaagagacaagagAGAGATCCCTGCGTTTGCCACTGGCTGTACATTACCGTCTTCTGTCCAGGGGGCCAGCGGTGTCTGATGTCGATCGACTCAAACTTTACTCCACTCACCAATTCTGTCttagttgttttctttgtccGGATTTATTTcctaaataataaattacatttattacgTCTAATGCTTCCCAGAATAGTATCCACTTTGCAATAAGTAATTGACTGTTAATCCAGGTTTAAATGGCGATCATGTACATCTGTTAATCTGACAATACACatgtatatttatttctgtaaaagTGCATGTACTATTCACAACAATCTAAAAAGtcaacatgtttgtttcttGCATCTGCCAAAGGAATGTCTTTGTCTCCTCAGCTCTTGTAGACAGGTCTGTGTGACTTTGTCTCGTTTTTCCTAAAATCATCGATCAGCTCCTTgtttttgctgatgttgagcagtaggttgtaaCACTGCAAGCTTGTTGATTTCCtcctgatatgaagtctcattgCTGTTTGAAATCGGGCCGACATTAGTGGTGTCGTTCGTAAACCTCACAACAAAGTTGTCTCCGTGTCGGGGGTCGCAGTCATGCAGtttcagtaataacatcaactagctggcTGGCACATTCTTTGTACACAGCCAGGGGTGTTATCAGGCCCAGTAGATTTACTCacattcactctcagcaggactcttctCACATCCGTTGGGGATACTGACATTggcctctggaggtggagtagactttacagctgacgcTTTGTTGAGGACATCAAAGCAAGCTTAAAAGGTGTTTAGCTCATCTGGCAATGTGGCCTTACACATGATTGGAGTGCACCTgtttttgtagcctgtgatggTCTAGATCGCCTGCCACATGTGTGTGGTGTtatctctctccagtctctccTGATCTGTCCGTGTTGCCTACTtcatgccagctttcagtctcacTCTGGCAGTGCTGTTAGCTTCCTCGTTACCTGTCCAAAAAAGCAGCTTTGTGGCTCTGGACAGGGCGCTCACCTCTCCCTTCATCCAGGCTTTCTGTTTGGGGAATGATTTCAATGTCCTTGTGATCACCATATCATCAAATCAATCATGTCTTGCATTCTTTCTTCAGAGAACTGATTTTTATTGTACTGCAATAAAATGCCCCTCTGCTGTGGCCTCTTACTCGCCTTTCAACTCAATGTTTTcattctgttattattattagtatttacacacaggtctgaaatacacacacatgcacaaacaggacctatagcaacacacggagagatgtcagagtgagggggctgccacttAGTGCGGCGTTCAGGGGCTTTATCAAGGCCTCATTCGGCAGTGCTCAGGAGGTGAACTgtcacctctccagctaccagtccacacaccgcaactctggtccgagctggattCGAACCCTCCAATTCCAGccttacggactgagctactgccgccccCAAATGAGTCTCTTGTGAGAATCGAACTCACAATCTTGTGACTGTgccttaccaactgagctaatcagTGAGAAAAGAAGAGTTGTGCAAAGAAGTTTCACACAGGTGGGTCATAATTATGCAGGTCATTTCTATCCGctgtgaaaatatgttttccttttgcccgacacagttttttttgtcaattactAACAAGCATCAGTCAAtgctgaagccactttttcaagcATGCAACCTGGCCAAAACACTGACAACAGTTTCTTCTCAGAAAGCAAACACTATCACTCATAACACACAGACcttaaaaaaaaaccacacacacacacacactctaactaCAGGAAGCATTACATAAATTATGGACTTATCTTTAAAGTTTGAAGTATTTTTCacataaatcagtattttgttAAAGGATAAaagcatattttaaaaagaatgtATTAGAAATGTGCTTCAATACCCTTTACAggatatttttatataatagcATATAGTAATTTACTATAAATATAGCTCAAACTGGTTATTGCAGAAATGCAGGACAGTTGCCATCATTCtgtgttgaatgtgtttttaacagttgtGGACACTGGGTGTTAGCaaatttagaaaatgaaaaaaaaaaaaacagagttcatggattttggagaaagtggtcatgGAATCaattttgtgtgaaaaataaaaatgatgattcacagtttggtccacatacacttctgtttcactgactgtgtgtttcaacaatgtgacttcagttttgaccaattcATGTTAGtgattgaaaaaaagaaatgcaatcTAACAGAGTTTGGGGTCATATTAActggtttaaaaaaagactgtaaaagacgcttgaaagaaattaaaaagtgTCAAGCACATTTGCAAGAGAAGACTTCTGTTGTGCCAAGACAGTGATGATGACGATCAAGTGGATCCCCGTTTCATTTAGCATGTCTTCaatcaagaaaaactgtaagcGCCCCACTACTAGGCCAGGTGTACCTCATTGAGCAATCAAGATGTAGCACACCTGGGCAGAGCTAAAGAGGCcaggagaggaaaaggaaacGCGCGTACAGCAGTAACACAGTGATGATGTATATTTGTCAAGATTTATGTGGTTCTCCTGGGAGTTGGCATCTCTGAACATGTTCCAATCAACGGTCATCTGTACACACTTTTATGATTGTTTGACCCTTTAAATCAGCTGGGGAAAGGTTGGTAAGAGAAGCAAGAAAAAGTGATCTGATAGTCCAAAGTCGGGGTGGAATTAAAGTAAAACAGTTCTGAGGTTTGATTAAAATCGGCAGCTATAATAAAAAATACCATCATTGTTTCATCATGTGACTGCTGCTCTGGGTAGATAATATGGTCGGCATGTTCATCAACTTTGACTACGTTTGAGCACCAAGAATCATTGATTTAAATACAGAGTCAGGCATTTTTAAGTGGCctgacacacacagtgtttatcAGCACTATATAGGCAACATTAATAATTAAGAGGTCAGGCCAGTGTTAAGACGGATCCAGCTGTACAAGTAACTTACAGAAATAACtcaaaggtccagtgtgtaaaaTTTAGGATCAAGTGgcagaaatggaatataatattcTTAAGTATTCACTATGTTGAAACaccatgtttctttttgtttttcagttctAGCTACCTGTGTTCTCAAGTTATTTATTTCTCACTGACAAAGTACTCACTATGAATATTGGTTCCTGAACCCAGAAGCAGAGAGATCACAATCCGGAagattttaacagttttattagagcacaacatGTAAAGGCTTGGTTCAGGCATAGGGTAATGGCTCAGAGCAGGCAGGTTGAAGCAGAGGCGTGGCAGGCAGAGGGAATTGTTTGTTCTCTGGTGGGTTGGCAGGGCGGCAGCTTGGAAGACTGACCAGATGGGCGGAGGTTCTCGACCTGAAGATGGATATCCAGGATTAATTGCAGGTAAAACAGATTCAGAT encodes:
- the LOC123978827 gene encoding muscarinic acetylcholine receptor M4-like; amino-acid sequence: MSNDSNGGGGLQPLWNFNGSSVNQSADLLSNTSCNLSTNDSTFCSPVDDGVGAGSPYKALEMFFIALVTGSLSFVTVTGNILVMLSIKVNRHLQTVNNYFLFSLACADLIIGVFSMNLYTVYIIVGYWPLGPVVCDLWLALDYVVSNASVMNLLIISFDRYFCVTKPLTYPTRRTTKMAGLMIAAAWILSFILWAPAILFWQFIVGERTVPPGECYIQFLSNPAVTFGTAIAAFYLPVIIMTVLYIHISLASRSRVSKHKPEKKEKKGIKTPSLLNSQLLKQNNNNETSPQASPRSTPKLSVDSTTTALEAVKNGRVEEPKPVQPQAPAQPSPGLTQEEKESSNDSSTAFIHPTEPKDNTNNKGTSEAATTPNPVATMTANPAEPKISSRWSKIKIVTKQAGDECITAIEIVPPVEGAERHSIPISRPRTVARKFASIARSQVKRKRQMAAREKKVTKTIFAILLAFIITWTPYNVMVLISTFCQSCVPDTVWAIGYWLCYVNSTINPACYALCNATFKKTFKNLLLCQYKNIGTR